From the Candidatus Krumholzibacteriota bacterium genome, one window contains:
- the fliO gene encoding flagellar biosynthetic protein FliO, producing MFVRTGLVLSLMIVLLSIAGDIGAAETDSILPSAGRILIACLIVAMLIYASIFMLKKLFFKGSGRVAGSISMVGSYPMGQRSRLCLVEVAGKVLLLGITPQQISRIDEFEPSEIEEIEKPSKVKSFIKHLQDFSAKQDVARGSSTG from the coding sequence ATGTTTGTCAGGACCGGACTCGTATTGTCATTGATGATCGTTCTTTTATCGATCGCCGGAGATATCGGCGCCGCTGAAACCGATTCGATCCTTCCCAGCGCGGGAAGGATACTGATCGCCTGTCTGATCGTGGCGATGCTTATTTACGCGTCGATCTTCATGCTGAAAAAGCTCTTCTTCAAGGGGAGCGGCAGGGTAGCGGGATCGATAAGCATGGTCGGATCATATCCGATGGGACAGAGGAGCAGGCTCTGCCTCGTCGAAGTGGCGGGCAAGGTCCTGCTGCTCGGTATAACTCCCCAGCAGATATCCAGAATAGATGAATTCGAACCATCGGAGATAGAAGAGATCGAAAAGCCATCCAAAGTCAAATCGTTCATAAAACATCTCCAGGATTTCTCGGCGAAGCAGGATGTTGCAAGAGGATCATCCACTGGTTGA
- the fliR gene encoding flagellar biosynthetic protein FliR: protein MLDISFDPESIIWFLMVLVRVSTVIYIMPLFGARFLPDQWKIAFSVVLAVLVSFFLKAPAAGMSITAAGLFLSAIREVVIGLVIGLTTGFIFYAVMLWGQVISTQMGLGLANVIDPQAGTDISVLSQFYYMFAVVLFLSIDGHHMLIEGIVDSYIYFPLGGSGIPAGSLGEFISFSGQVFVIAVRLAASMIVLLLLVSTTLGVIARTVPQMNIFIVGFPLKLLVGLFGMVVSTPYVARALIEMFKRIPMDLAKVLGAG, encoded by the coding sequence TTGCTGGACATCAGTTTCGATCCTGAATCCATTATCTGGTTCCTGATGGTCCTTGTAAGGGTCTCGACGGTAATCTATATCATGCCGCTTTTCGGGGCGAGGTTTCTTCCCGATCAATGGAAGATCGCTTTTTCCGTCGTTCTTGCCGTGCTCGTCTCCTTTTTTCTCAAGGCTCCAGCTGCAGGAATGTCGATCACGGCGGCGGGGCTCTTTCTATCGGCGATAAGAGAAGTCGTCATAGGACTGGTGATCGGATTGACGACGGGATTTATTTTTTACGCCGTCATGCTCTGGGGGCAGGTCATCAGCACGCAGATGGGCCTGGGCCTGGCAAACGTGATCGATCCGCAGGCCGGGACCGATATTTCCGTGCTTTCGCAGTTTTACTATATGTTCGCCGTAGTTCTTTTTCTCTCCATAGACGGGCATCACATGCTGATAGAGGGGATAGTCGATTCATACATCTATTTTCCACTGGGAGGAAGCGGCATACCTGCCGGCAGCCTCGGGGAATTCATCTCTTTTTCCGGGCAGGTATTCGTCATCGCCGTCAGGCTGGCTGCTTCGATGATCGTCCTGCTGCTTCTGGTCAGTACCACTCTCGGAGTGATCGCGAGGACCGTTCCCCAGATGAACATATTTATCGTTGGTTTTCCGCTGAAACTTCTCGTCGGGCTTTTCGGAATGGTCGTTTCGACGCCATATGTCGCGAGAGCCCTGATCGAGATGTTCAAAAGGATCCCGATGGACCTCGCGAAGGTCCTCGGAGCGGGATAG
- the fliP gene encoding flagellar type III secretion system pore protein FliP (The bacterial flagellar biogenesis protein FliP forms a type III secretion system (T3SS)-type pore required for flagellar assembly.) — protein MSTALTAVAQGTPAGQSAGGTVLPGLLDPSSAGAEGSKRLSLPIEIVLGLTVLSLAPAILVMMTSFTRIVVVFSFIRQALGTQQMPPAQLLISLALFLTIIIMMPVITDVNEKALQPYLAETITRQEALQKGFEPVRDFMLLHAREKDIGIFLKFHGKTEPVTPETLSASVLIPAFVISELRIAFQIGFLIYLPFLVIDMVVASVLMSMGMLMLPPVMISLPFKILLFVLVDGWHLLVQSLVAGFTG, from the coding sequence ATGTCAACGGCCCTTACGGCGGTCGCCCAGGGTACGCCCGCGGGCCAGAGCGCCGGTGGGACGGTGCTTCCCGGGCTGCTCGATCCGTCGAGCGCCGGTGCGGAAGGATCGAAAAGGCTGAGCCTCCCGATCGAGATCGTCCTTGGACTGACCGTACTGTCGCTTGCTCCCGCTATTCTCGTGATGATGACGTCGTTCACCAGGATAGTCGTCGTTTTCAGTTTCATCAGGCAGGCGTTGGGGACGCAGCAGATGCCCCCGGCGCAGCTTCTGATAAGTCTCGCTCTTTTTCTGACGATCATAATCATGATGCCGGTCATTACCGATGTAAATGAAAAGGCGCTTCAACCTTACCTGGCAGAGACGATCACGCGTCAGGAAGCGCTGCAAAAAGGTTTCGAACCGGTCAGGGATTTCATGCTCCTGCACGCGAGAGAGAAGGATATCGGGATATTCCTGAAATTCCACGGTAAGACCGAGCCGGTGACGCCCGAGACGCTCTCCGCTTCAGTGCTTATCCCCGCCTTCGTTATAAGCGAGCTGAGGATCGCGTTCCAGATAGGTTTTCTGATTTATCTGCCCTTCCTCGTAATAGACATGGTAGTTGCCAGCGTTCTCATGTCGATGGGTATGCTCATGCTTCCCCCCGTCATGATCTCGCTGCCTTTCAAGATACTTCTTTTCGTACTGGTCGACGGATGGCACCTGCTTGTCCAGTCGCTGGTAGCGGGTTTTACAGGGTAG
- the flhB gene encoding flagellar biosynthesis protein FlhB, whose protein sequence is MAENSDGAERTEDPTPKRRKSAREKGQVARSQEVNSLVILTTGAMLILGFHNYVILAIEKLFIRSFNTSPASIEAGNITMLAAETLYSYVPIVAPFFIGIILAGLFANLSQVGFHFSSTALAPKFERINPLEGFKKIFSWKTVFEALKNIIKIGVIALVAYKVLKPSVGEIIALSGSTQPDLVGVYLKVGLGVVIRALLVMIIVAGFDYAFQRWQHEKSIKMTLKELRDELKETEGDPLVKERIRGIQREMARRRMMEDVKTADVVVTNPTSLAVAMKYSPGLNAPKVVAKGQKILADRIKKIAREFKVPVIENKPLARALYKSCKVGGLVPVHLYKAVAEILAYVYSLRNRKR, encoded by the coding sequence GTGGCAGAGAATTCAGATGGCGCTGAACGGACTGAGGATCCTACTCCTAAACGTAGAAAATCGGCGCGTGAAAAAGGCCAGGTGGCGAGAAGCCAGGAAGTGAATTCCCTTGTGATCCTCACTACCGGCGCGATGCTCATCCTCGGATTCCACAACTATGTGATCCTGGCGATCGAGAAGTTATTCATCCGTTCGTTCAACACTTCACCGGCGAGCATAGAAGCAGGAAATATCACCATGCTTGCCGCCGAGACTCTCTATTCGTACGTGCCGATTGTCGCCCCCTTCTTTATCGGGATCATCCTGGCCGGCCTGTTTGCCAATCTCAGCCAGGTCGGATTCCATTTCTCATCCACCGCTCTGGCTCCGAAGTTCGAGAGGATAAATCCGCTGGAAGGATTCAAGAAGATATTCTCATGGAAAACAGTATTCGAGGCGCTGAAGAACATCATCAAGATAGGAGTGATCGCCCTGGTCGCCTACAAGGTCCTGAAGCCCTCGGTGGGAGAGATAATCGCCCTTTCAGGTTCCACACAGCCTGATCTTGTCGGCGTATACCTGAAAGTAGGCCTTGGCGTGGTGATCCGGGCCCTGCTCGTAATGATAATAGTCGCTGGCTTCGACTACGCCTTCCAGAGATGGCAGCATGAAAAATCGATCAAGATGACGCTCAAGGAACTCCGCGACGAGTTGAAGGAGACAGAGGGAGATCCGCTTGTAAAGGAGAGGATCAGGGGGATCCAGAGAGAGATGGCAAGAAGGCGGATGATGGAGGATGTGAAGACCGCTGACGTCGTCGTGACAAACCCGACCTCGCTGGCCGTCGCGATGAAATATTCCCCCGGGCTTAACGCTCCTAAAGTCGTGGCGAAGGGGCAGAAGATACTGGCTGACAGGATAAAGAAGATCGCGAGGGAATTCAAGGTGCCTGTGATCGAGAACAAACCTCTCGCGCGCGCGTTGTATAAATCATGCAAGGTGGGAGGGCTCGTCCCGGTCCATCTCTATAAAGCGGTAGCGGAGATACTCGCTTATGTATACAGCCTCAGGAACAGGAAACGATGA
- the fliQ gene encoding flagellar biosynthesis protein FliQ, whose translation MTADAVIDIGRYALYITVLVASPMLLFGLIVGLVIGIFQAVTQINEMTLVFVPKILAVSLAIVIFMPWMLRTLISFTAQIFSRIAAL comes from the coding sequence ATGACGGCTGACGCTGTTATAGATATCGGAAGATACGCATTGTACATAACGGTGCTTGTAGCTTCGCCGATGCTCCTCTTTGGCCTTATCGTCGGACTGGTGATCGGTATATTCCAGGCGGTGACTCAGATCAACGAGATGACTCTGGTCTTCGTTCCGAAGATTCTCGCAGTCTCGCTGGCTATCGTGATCTTCATGCCGTGGATGCTCAGGACCCTGATCTCGTTCACGGCGCAGATCTTCAGCCGGATCGCGGCATTATAG